The following are encoded in a window of Phycisphaerae bacterium genomic DNA:
- a CDS encoding aldo/keto reductase — MGTWAIGGRDWGKADDEVSGRAINKALDCGMTLPDTADVYGFRRSEELTGRVLEDRGRPDVITATKAGNDFYDATSADDKGYGPIMQNYDREYLSRRPRKV, encoded by the coding sequence TTGGGTACGTGGGCGATCGGCGGTCGTGATTGGGGGAAAGCCGACGACGAGGTTTCGGGACGAGCCATCAACAAAGCCCTCGACTGCGGGATGACGCTGCCGGACACAGCCGACGTGTACGGATTCAGGCGTTCGGAGGAACTCACCGGCAGGGTGCTGGAGGACCGTGGGCGACCCGATGTAATCACCGCCACGAAAGCCGGCAACGATTTCTACGATGCCACCAGCGCCGACGACAAGGGGTATGGACCGATCATGCAGAACTACGACAGGGAGTACCTATCTCGGCGTCCGAGAAAAGTCTGA